The nucleotide window GGCGGTGCCCGTCAGCTTGAGATAGGGGTAGCTCTTGTCGTCGCGAAACAGGATGTTGTATTTGGGCGCCAGCTGCTTGATGAGGTTGTTTTCAAGAATCAGCGCCTCGGCCTCGGAGCGCACCACGGTGGTGTCCAGCCGCGCGATCTTGCCCACCATGTGGCCGATGCGCGTGCCGCCGTGGTTCTTGGCGAAGTAGCTCGACACGCGCTTCTTTAAATGCCGCGCCTTGCCAACGTACAGCACGTTGCCCGCGGCGTCGTAATAACGGTACACGCCCGGCAGGCCCGGCAGCGCGGCCACCTGGGCCAGCAGCTCGGGGCTGTGGGCGCGGGTGGGCTGGGTATCGGCGGTGGGCTCTGGCACGCCGGATTCGGGCGCTGTGGAGGGGCTCATGCGCTGCGAGTTTACGAACGCGGGGACGCCCCGTCTGGCGGCGGGCCGATCAACCCCTGGGCGCGCAAGCGCTCAATCCGCCGCGTCTGCAAGCCGCCCACCATCATCAAGCACGACGATGCCCAGGCACAGCAGCGCGGCGGCGAGCGCTGGCCGGCAGGGCGCAGGTGGGGTAGGTCATGCTCAGATTCAGTGGGGGCGTGCGGCTTGGGCACAATCGCCGCGTGCCCGATTCTGAGCCGCTTCTGTGGGACATCTTCTGCCGCGTGATCGACAACCACGGCGACATCGGCGTGTGCTGGCGCCTGTCGTGCGACCTGGCGGCGCGCGGGCAGCAGGTGCGCCTGTGGGTGGACGACGCCAGCGCCCTGCGCTGGATGGCGCCCGGCGCGTTGCACGGCGAAACTTCGGGCGTGCGCGTGCTGCCGTGGACGCAGCCGATCGCGCCCGCGCTGCTCGCCGCCCTGCCCGCGTCCGACGTCTGGGTCGAAGCCTTCGGCTGCGAGATTGCTCCTGAATTCATAGCTTCTCGCGCTTGTTCATCAAGCGCTAGGGGCAGTTTTGATCTAAAAATCCCGCCAGCGTGGATCAACCTAGAGTACCTCAGCGCCGAGCCCTGGGTCGAACGCATGCATGCCCTGCCCTCGCCCGTGCTGCACGGGCCGGCGGCGGGGCGCACCAAGTGGTTCTTCTACCCCGGCTTCGCGCCGCGCACCGGCGGGTTACTGCGCGAGCAGGATTTGTGCGCGCGCCAGCAGGCGTTCGATGGCGCCGCATGGCTGCAGGCGCAGGGCATCGATGCGGACGGCGAACGGCTGGCCTCGCTGTTTTGCTACGAGCCCCCCGCGCTCGGCGCACTGCTGCGGCAGCTGGGCGCGCGCGAGACGCCCACCCGCCTGCTCGTCACCGCCGGCCGCGCAGCGCATGCCGTGACGCGCTGTATCGAGGATGAAAAGTTCCTCCCGCGCTTGCCTGACAAGCGCGAGAAGCTATCAATTTCATATCTCCCGCCTCTCACGCAACGCGGCTACGACGAGCTGCTGTGGACCTGCGAGCTGAACTTCGTACGCGGCGAGGATTCGCTCGTGCGCGCGCTGTGGGCCGGCGCGCCGCTGGTGTGGCACATCTATCCGCAGCCCGAGGACGACGCACACCACGCCAAGCTCGAGGCGTTTCTCCAATGGCTGGATGCCCCCGCGTCGCTGCGCCGCTTTCACCGCGTATGGAACGGCATTGAACTCGGCCCTCTGCCCCCGCTCGAGCTGACCGAGTGGGGCGCTGCCGTGCAGGCGGCGCGACAGCGCCTGCTGTCGCAGCCCGAGCTGAGCACCCAGCTGCTCAGCTTCGTGGCCCAAAAGCGTTAGAATTCAAGGCTTTGCGAAAAATCGCCGGCTGCATGGCCGCCTTGATTGTTCGCCATTCGCCGCAGCGCGCCTCGCACGTCAAAACCCGGTGCACCAGCGGCCACGCTCAACCCCCTCGCTGGAAATCACACCATGAAAATCGCCCAGGAAATCCGCGCCGGCAACGTCATCATGCACGGCAAGGACCCGATGATCGTCCTTCGCACCGAATACGCCCGCGGCGGCCGTGGCGCCGCCACCGTGCGCATGAAGCTCAAGGCCCTGCTCAACAACATGGGTACCGAAGTCGTCTTCAAGGCCGACGACAAGATGGACCAGGTCATCCTGGACCACAAGGAATGCACCTACTCCTACTTCGCCGACCCGATGTACGTGTTCATGGACGGCGAGTACAACCAGTACGAAGTCGAGGCCGAGAACATGGGCGACGCGCTGAACTACCTGGAAGACGGCATGGCCGTCGAAGTGGTGTTCTACGACGGCAAGGCCATCTCGGTCGAGCTGCCCACCAGCGTCGAGCGCGAAATCACCTGGACTGAGCCGGCTGTCAAGGGCGACACCTCGGGCAAGGTGCTCAAGCCGGCCAAGATCGCCACTGGCTTTGAAGTGGCCGTGCCGCTGTTTGTCAGCCAAGGCGACAAGATCGAGATCGACACCCGCACCGGCGAATACCGAAAGCGCGTGTAAAACGTGCCGGCACCGCGCTGGCACCGTGTGCGAAAGGCTCCGATTTTCGGAGCCTTTTTCGTTTCCAGCGCTTATGCATCAAGCGCGGCCAGCTCTTAATAAAATAGCGATCATGGATACCACGGAAGACATCAAGCAGTCCACCCAATCTCCCCTGGCCAACGCCTGGGCCGAGCTGCAGGCGCACGCCGACCGCGGCGAGCCGCTGGAACCCGATGCCTACCGGCTCGCCTTTGCCGATCCCGAGTTTTTGCTGCGCCGCGAAGTGCGCGGCATCCGCTTTCAGCTCGAACTGCTCAAGCCCGAGCTGGGGTTGCAAGAAGCTGGCATCCACAACACCATCGTGGTATACGGTGGCGCCCGCTTCGTCGCGCCCGACGTGGCCGAGCAACTGCTGGCCAGTGCCCGCGCCGGCGGCGATGCCCAGGCCATCGACCTGGCCGAGCGCGCCATGCGCACCTCGCATTACTACGCGCAGGCGCGTGAGTTCGGCCGCATCGTGGCCACCTACAGCCTGCGCCAGCCGCAAGAAGAAAAGATGTTCATCTGCACCGGCGGCGGTCCCGGCGTGATGGAAGCGGCCAACCGCGGCGCGCACGACGTCGGCGTGCCCTCGGCCGGCCTGAACATCGCGTTGCCGCACGAGCAGGAAACCAACCCCTACGTCACGCCGCAGCTGGCCTTCAAGTTTCATTACTTCGCGCTGCGCAAGATGCACTTCCTGATGCGCGCGCGGGCGCTGGTGGCGTTTCCGGGCGGCTTTGGCACGCTCGACGAGTTGTTCGAGGTGCTCACCCTGGTGCAGACCCGCAAGGCGCAGGCCGTGCCCATCGTGCTGTACGGCAGCGACTACTGGCGCCGCCTGCTGAACCTGCAGATGCTGGTCGACGAAGGCGCGATCGCACAGGAAGATCTGGATTTGTACCAAACTGCCGACTCGCCCGATCAGGCCTGGGACATCATTCGCCGCTTTTACGGTTTGTGATGGCCGTGCGGCATCCGCCAAAATAAACAAAGGCCGCCATGAACGATGGCGGCCTTTGTGTTGGCAAATGGTGGTGGAATACGGACGGCGGTTCAAATCCACTCTTGGGGTATTTTCATACAAGTGCGCGTATATGTGCCTGCACTGCGTAAAAAACAGCTTGTACCCAGCATAGGTGACAAACATCTCAAAAGTCGACGGACGCCAGCAAACAGAAAAAAACGATGGAGATGCAATAAAGCCAAGACTCCAAGTTGAGCAGGCGGCCCGATCTGGGCACCTTGGGCAAATGCTCCCATCCGCCTACTACATGATCCGACAACTTGCGTATATGTATACGCATAGCACGAACTTTTTCAGGAGTCCAAAGTCACTTCGGTCAGCATTGCTCCTGTGGCTCCGCATACCCCGCCACGCGCACAGCCATGACAGCGCGCCACCAGTTCGCGGGCGCAGTCCTCGCAGCGCCCGCATTGCATGGCCACTTGGAGGTCGAACTGGATGTCGTCAAAACTCTTGCCCATATGGGCGTGGTGAGCGATCGCCTGCTCTGTAACTCTTTTGCAGATGCAAACAATCATGCGGCAGCTCCAAGCAAGAAAAATGATTGTGACAACAACCAACTCATTCTAAATGAGATTCATTCTCAAGCGCAATCGGGTGTAAAAAACCTGCACGATGGCAGGTTTTCCTTGGGGCTAAGGGCTGAACAGTTCAGGTCTGCGACTGCAGGTAGTTGGCAAGACCCATGTCTTTCAACAACCCATGTTGGCATTCCAGCCAGTCGGTGTATTCCTCGCTCTCGTGCTTGATGTATTCAAGAAGATCACGTGACACATAGTCGCGCTCCCGTTCGCACAAGGCGATAGCGTCTATCAGCACATCGTGTTTGCGCTGCTCCAACTTCAGGTCTGAGGCCAGGATCTCTGGCACGTTTTCGCCGATCAACAACTTGCCGAGGTCTTGCAGGTTGGGCAGACCTTCCAGAAGGAAGATGCGCTGTACCAGCTTGTCTGAGATTTTCATCTCGTCGATGGATTGGTGCACGATGCGCTCGTTGAGTTCCTTAAAGCCTTGGTTCTTAAGCATGCGCCCATGCAGGAAATACTGGTTGATGGCCGTGAGCGACTCACGCAGCACGTTGTTAAGTGCAACCAACACGGTGGGTGAAACTTGCATAAGGGCCTCCTTCAACTCGTCTGGCTTTGCAGGTAGTTCTGGATGCCCATTTGCTCAATCAGGGACAACTGCTGCTCTAGCCAGTGGGCGTGGTCTTCTTCGGTGTCCTTGAGTTGGTCCAGCAACAGGTTGCGCGAAACGTAGTCCTGCTTTTGTTCGCACAAGGCGATGCCTTGCTTGAGGCCGTCGCGGACTTTCAGCTCCACGGCCAAGTCGCTCTTGAACATGGAGGGCACATCTTCGCCCACATTCACCGGCTCGGCTTTCATGGCTGGCGTGCCGCCCAGCAGCAGAATACGGGCAATCAGCACCGAGGCATGGCCGGTTTCTTCTTCCATCTCGTGGTGGCTACGCTCGTGCAGGCGCTTGTAGCCCCAGTCGTCGTACATGCGCGAGTGGATGAAATACTGGTCGCGCGCGGCCAGTTCGCCCGCCAATAGCGTGTTCAGATAAGCGATGACGTCGGGGTTGCCTTGCATGGTTTTCTCCTTTTTTTCCAGAGTGCAGTCTTGGCATTTTAGGAGTTGAGGCTGTCACTGACAAAATCACGCGATAAGAAAACCCGGCAATGCAGACAAAATGGTAATCATTCCCACATAGAGCCCCGATTCACCCGGAGTTCTTCTTGCGGCAAGCAGCGCAAACGCCATACAGCGTGAGTCGATGCGTGCGCAATGCAAAGCCATACTCATCGGCAATGGCTTCTTGCATGGATTCCAATTTGGGTTCGGTGAACTCTTCGACTTTGCCACATTGGACGCACACCAAGTGATCATGATGCTCACAGTCATTACATTCGTACACTGCACGGGTATCGTCAAACACCTGTCGGCGCAGCAAGCCTGATGCTTCGAGTTGTGTCAGTACCCGATAAACGGTAGCCAGTGAGGCAGTCGTTGGGGTTTTCTCCAGCAGCAGACGGTACACCTCTTCGGCCGACAGGTGCCGGTGCGCGCTGGACTGAATCAGTTCCAGCACACGCAAGCGGGGAGCGGTGGCTTTGAGCCCGACCCTTCTGAGTGCCGTTTCGGGAGATAGCTCAGACGGCCGTCGAAGTGGGACGGTCATGCTCAAGGAAGCTCGTTGGCTTGCGCATGATTCGCTTGCATGGATTCCTGCTGTGATGGCATCGCGCTGTGACCATCCCGAATGCAGGAGGGCGCCTCTTGATGAATATCCGCCAGTAAACAGGCGCCACCTTGGCGCAGGCAGGCATCTTGTTCCCGCCAGCGATAGCCTTGGGCAATGCAGTCTGACTGACAGACTGCCGCTTCAGCGGTGGCGCGTTTGAGGCTCGCATCCACAACTGCTTGAATTGGCTTTTGACGCACTGAGGGCTGTGTGGCAGTGACCGGATTTATTGACCATGCCCAGGCGCTGACCTGAATCACCAACTGCGCACGCAGCAACATGCATTCGCGCTGCAAGTGCGCAATTGTGGCTTGTTGCTGCGCCACCAGAGTCGAACATCGCGATTGGACCCGGCTAAAGCTGCGTAGCAACACGGCATGCTCCTCAACCAAAAGGTCGGAGGGCAATATTTGAAGTGGTGACCTTTGTCTCATCAATGAAAATCCTTGTCTGTTGAGGCCTGTCTATCAAGAATCAAGCAGGCTGTAATGAATTGGAATGCGCATGTGCAAGGCCTTGCCCGGCTGCGATTGGCGGCTGGTGTCGAGGGTCGCTTGACGCACCAGTCGCAATGCTGCGTCGTCCAGACTTTCAGTGCCGGAACTGGTGGCGATTTGGCAATCGAGCAGCTCGCCCTGTGCAGAAAACGCCGCCTGCACGATGACCGTGCCCTGTTGTTGCAGACGACGGGCCATCGTGGGATAGCGTTTGTGTTTTTGCAGCATGCTGCCCAGCAGACCGCGCCACTCAGCCGCTGCCGATGAAGGGACATGAACTACGGGTGCGCGAGTTTCAGCATGTGTGGGTGCGGCGGGTGCAGGAGCGACCGCCTGCGGAGCAGGCTCGGCTTGTGCAGCAGATGGCACGATGGTTTGCGCGTGTTGTACGGCTGCTTCAACATGCGCGTTGCGCTGCTCTTGCATTTTGGGAATCGGTTGCGCTTTGGGTGCAGGCTTTGGTGCAGTAACGGTCTTGCGCAGAGGTGGTGACGCAGGCGCAGGTCTGGCGGCTTCTGGCTGTGCAGGTTCGACAGGCGATGGAGGGGGTGACGGTAGAGGTGGGGGCGCCCACTGCATCGCCAAGTCCAGCGGCGCATACGTTGGTGGTTGGATTGGGTTTTGCATGACGAAAAACATTCCCGCACCCAGCAGCAAAGCGTGCAGCAAGACCGAGCCGCTCCAATCGCGCCAGCGCAATGTGGCGGCCAAGCCCTTCGGGTGCGTGACGGTGGTCATACCCGCTTGACTTCCAGACTCACTTGCGCAAAGCCGAGTGCCTTGACCTTATCCACCAGTTCTACAAAAGCCGCCAGCACCATCTGCCCATCGGCGCGCACCACCACCGGCGTGCTGTGAGGGTAGGCGGCCAGCGCAGAGGCCAGATTGGTCACGGGCTGGTCGTTGAGGTACAGCACTTGCTGCGCGGTGGCCGTGAGCACCAGCGGCGCGGGCTGGGCGCTGGTGGCCGTGGAGGATTTAGCCAAATCAACCGGGATGCGGCCATTGACCACGAAGGTGGCGGTGGTCAGCACGATGGTCAGCAGTACCAGCATCACGTCGACCAGCGGCACGATGTTGATGCCGTCCATTTCATCCGAATCACTCATATGTGCCCCACCCCTTACCCGCCGTGGGCTTCGTCAAACTCAGCCAGACGCTCGCGCACGCGGCGGCGCAGCCAGTTGTTGGCCATCACGCAGGGAATGGCCACGGCAATGCCAGCGGCGGTGGCCTTGAGCGCCAGCGCCAGGCCGGTCATGATCGACTTGACATCCATCTGGCCCGATGCGCCCAGCGTGTGAAAGGTCAGCATGATGCCCAGCACCGTGCCCAGCAAGCCGATGTAGGGTGCATTGGCTGCCACGGTTCCCACCAGCGTGAGACGGCGCGTGAGATCACTCTCCAGCCGCGCGCGGCTGGTGTAGACGCGCGCATTCACTTGCCGGTAAAAGCGCCAGCGTTCCAGTACCACGGCCAGCGCGGCAATGCTCAGAAGCAGCAACAGGCCGAAGACGGCGTATTCGACGATGGGGCCAATTTCTTTCATGGGAACTTTCCTTTTCTGCAAATAGGATGAGGTTGTTCTGCAGTCGTGAATGTGTGGTGGATATAAAAGTCATCCGCTGATGGCAAAGCGAATCGGGAACTCCACCCAACTGGCCAGCGACTGTTCGCCCTGGCGGGCCGGCAGAAAGCGCCAATGGCGCACGGCGCGCAGGGCCGATTCGTCGAGCAGTCGATAGCCACTCCCCTTGACCAGAGTGATGTCCCCAGGCTGTCCGTCCGTTTGCACCCATACACGTAGCCAGACCACACCACCCACACCTTGATCACGCAGTAGTCGCGGGTAATCCGGCGCCGGGTTGTAGGCATAGTCGGGCTGTGCCTTGCGCAGTGGCGGGTGCGGCAAGGCATTCGTGGCGACAGATTGCGGATCAGGATCGACGGTAGTTGGAACTGAGGCTTGGATTGGGGCTGGTTCGGATATGGCTTCGCCTTGCACTGCGTTCTCATGGTTCGCATCCGGTGCTTTTTCTGATTGGGACAGCATTGGCACAGCACGCGGTGCAGGCAACGGTTCAGAGTGCGCAGCAGGCGCACGCTTGCTTTGGACTGGCGCAGGTACTTGCGGACGCAGTGGCCGCACATCTGCCTGGCTGCGCAGCGGCGCTGCCAGCGCTTTTTCAGGGGGAGGTGCAGTCTCTGCGGGCAGGGTTTCTAACGTCGGCACCCAACTGATCTGCGCGAGTTCCAGCGGCGCTGCGGCTACCGCGTCCATTGACCGGCTGACGGCGAATGCCTGATAAAGCGCCAAGAACTGCCATGCACCCAGCAACATGGTGGCATGCAACGCCACACTCGCGACGGAGGCGCGGCGCAGGTTCGCAGCAAAAAAGGAGAGTTGTATATCCCGCATTGAATACATTTCCTCTTCAGCCGGAATTTCCCTGGAAGGAAATTTTTTGCTTTTGGTGCCATACGCTATCGGAGGGCGTACTTCGCGCCCGCTGTGCCGAAGCGCGGGCCATCCAAGCCACACCAAGACCACCGACCAGAGCTGTGGCATCCACCCCCAGGGATGCCAGATCCAAGTGCGCCCACAACCCCAGCGCCGGCAGCACGCATGCCGCCAGACTGGTGGCAGGAATGGCCAAGGTACAAGCTGTCGTCAGCCACAGCAGTTGTGGTGCGGCCCGCGCTGCGCCACGCCACAGCGCCCAGGCGATACTTCCCAGAAACACGCTGTAATAAACGCCAAAGTACCAGTCCAGCGGACGCTCGACCGCCGCGTGCAACCACTTGCTGGCGGCAATGGTGAGCGAGATACCTGCCATGCACCCCAGAGCGACGCCAACGGTGAGAGCGGCCATCACACGCACATCGCTTCTCTGGGGCGGCGATTCGGCGCTGTCGCGCTGCGCTTTACGGCGGCGCGTTTCCATCCACAGTAAATTGCCGCTGTAGAACAGCCACGCACCCGCCAGACCCAGAAAGAAGTACATCCAGCGCACCGGTGTGCCACCGTAGGTGCCGAAGTGCAGCGCAAAAAAACTCGCCACGACCGTGTTGGGGCCGTCTTGCCGGCCCGGCATGAAATCAGTGCTGAGCACCTTGCCGGTGTACGGATCGAGCGCCGCAAAGCCGCCCATGAAGCGCGGTGAGAGATGCGCGGCATCATTGCCCCATATGCGCACGAGTGGGCGCGGCCCCGTAATGCGCAGGTATTGCAGCATCGTCGGCTCAAAACCCTGCGAAAGAACCCGCACGCGCGCGACCAACTCAGTGGGCGGCAGCAGGGTTGAGGGGTCGCGCGCTCCGGTCGCCGGCGGCTGCCCTGCGGCAAAAGCCCGATTAAGTCGGCCTTCGTGCAGCAGCCTGTCTTGAACATAGTAAATGCCATCGTGGAAGGCGAAGACGGTCGCCGTGAGTGCCATTACCAAGTGGAAGGGCAGGCTGAACAACCCCACGACGTTGTGCGCATCCAGCCACATTCGTTTGAGGTTTTTACCCACACGCAATGCGAACAAATCCTTGACCAGTGATGGCAACAGCACAATGAGTCCGGATACCAGCGCCAGTGTGTACAGCGCAGCCACCATGCCCATGAACCAGCGGTTGGGATCGGTGTCACCCGGCAAGCCGACGACGCGGTGTAACGTGTCGATGAATTCACCCAGGGAACTGTGCGCGGCAACATCGGCACGCAAACCTCCCGCATCGTCTTGACGCGCAACGTAGTGCCGCTGCGACAGCGTGTCGTGATCGTCCGCGCCCGCTTCGCGCACCGACCAGGTCGGCCCGGCAGGCAGATGCGCTGCCGCGCTCAGGTGCAGACGCAGCTCTTTGGCAGCCTCGGGCTGGGTTTGCAGAGCGCGCACAACCAAAGGCTGCCACCGATCCAGAGGTACTGCCTCTTCTGCGGAAGGGGGCGAAGACCACTGCGACAAGGCATCCTTGAACACCGTCAAGGCTCCGGCATAAAACGCGATGAACAGCGCAAGGCCCGTCAGGATACCTGTCCAGGTGTGAACACTTTTATAGATGCGAATGGTTTCGGCGCGCATGGATCAGGTCTTCAAAAACATCAAAGGAACTTCAGCGCAGCCCAAGTGCCGATGACCAGCACATTGGCTGCACCCAACCCCAGCCAAGCGCGTTTACCACTGCGGAACAGGAACACCAAGGCGAGTACGCCCAGCCAAATCGGCATGACTGTCCACATGGTCAACTGCGCGCGGATGGACGGCGCCATTTCTGTGGCGGCCAGATGGAACAAGCCACTGCACCCCAGCGCCAAGCCCAGACCCAAGAGCAAGCCCGCCGCAGACTTACTCCACCAGTCACGCGGCGCAAGTGTGTTCTTGCGCTCAGCCACTCCGCGCCTCACGCCAGATGTGCAACCCGACAGCCAAGTAGGGGTTGAGAAGCAGCAACAACATCAGCCAGATGCTCCAGACGAACACAGCCACGACGGCGCTAAAGACCTGCAGCAAGGCCATCAGAGCCAGGGCCAACAGCGCGCCGCCGACCAGTCTGGTGGTGCTGGCCGCCCATGCGTTGCGATGCCAGCATTGATGGGGAGAGGCCAGATAGAAGGCGGCGCTGCCCATCAATGCAAACGCCAAGCCCAGGGCCACAAATTGGATCATGTTGCACGCCCTCAGAACTGGGCCGACAACTTGACCGACAAGCGCCGACCTTCGTCCACCAACCAGTTGCCACTCAGTCCACCAAAACGTCCCCTCTCATCCACCGGCACCATCTTGTTGGTCACGTTGAGTACAGCAAAACTCACATCCATATGCTTGTGGATACTCCACTTGCCACCGATGTCGAAAGTGGCGCTGCTCGGTCGCTCGCGAACTCCTACAGCCCCATTGCGAAATGCCGCCCAATACTGCGGGCTGCTGTAGTTGGCGGCAGCGTACAGATTGAGTTGCGGCAATGGCGTCCAGTCCACTTGCGCGGTCAGTTTGTGCTTAGGGGTCTTGTCCAGCGGGTAACCGTCTAGAGAACTCCCATTGAAGGCCGATTCACCGCCACCCTCACGGCGCGATTGGGTGTAGGTGTAGTTGCCCGACAGGCGCACTTCGCGTGTCACCTGCTTGCCAGCGGCCAGTTCCAGTCCATAGAGTTTGACGCGCGAGATGTTGTCGTAGGTGTATACGTTGCGCCCCGGCGACTTGGAATCGGGGCGGCCGGTGTCGTAACTCGTTACTTGGTTTTTAAAGAGATTGTTGAACAGCGTGGCGCTGGCGTAGTCACCTCCATGATCCCAACGCACGCCCAGTTCCTGCGTGACGCTGGTCTCGGGTTTGAGGCTGGGATTGCCGCACAGCGTGCCGGGCACTGCACCCGCGACCCCACCGGTGGTCATGCAGTAACCGGCGGTACTTTGACGCAGCTTGGGTGCCTTAAAGCCGCTGGAAACGCCGCCGCGCAGCGTCCACTGCGGCGTCATCTGATAGACGCCATACAGGCGGGGGCTGACATGGTTGCCGTAGACATCGTCATGATCAAACCGTGCACCCGTAGTCAGGGTGAATTTGTCGGTAACGAAGTAGTCGTTTTCGGCAAACAGGGCCCAGCTGTTGCGGCGGATGTCGTCGGAGTTGGTGGCATAGCCCTTGGGCACCCCATCCTGTTGTCCTGCACCGGTGAGGCCGGACCAGATGTACTGCCCGCCAATGGTCAACATGCTGCGGCCTGATGACCAGGGCAGCACGGCCTTGCCTTCAAGGGTGGTGTTGCTGATCTGCGGCTCAACAGGCGTTTGCGACACGGATGTCCATTGTTTTTGTGTGCCGCGCTCGCCATACAGGGCCAACGTAGTGTTGCCGAATCCCCAGCGCCCTTCGTGGGTCAGCCCCCAGTAGTCGCGGTCGTGCTCATTCTTAACAATCTGCGTTTTGGCTGTGGCCACCGTCAGGGGAGCCGCCGTTTGCCCTGGCGTTAACAGGTAGCTGAGTTGTTCACGGCCAACATTGAGTGTGATGTCCTGATTCGCTGATGGCTTGGCCGTGAGCTTCACATCCAGACTGCCGATACGCTGCCCATTGGCGCCGCTGGTGGCATTAGCAGGGAAATAGATGTTGTCCTCGCCCCGGCGTAAGGCGCGGCCAGAAACTTGCAGGCCCAGCACATCGTCCTTGATGGGGGCACCTAGCCAGAAGTCGGCGCTCTGAGTGTTGCCCTGGTTTTTTTCTTGCTGAAGCACCGTGCCCAAGCTCAGCGCGCCGTGCCATTGCCTGGGCACTTTTCGGGTGATGACGTTGACCACGCCGCCCATCGCATCGGCGCCGTAGAGCGAAGACATCGGGCCGCGCACCACCTCGATCCGTTCGATGGCGCTCATCGGCGGCAGCAGGTTACTCTGCACGCCGCCCGTACCTCGGTTCATGGTCTCGCGGGTATTTTGGCGTTTGCCGTCTACCAGGATCAGCGTGTACTCACCAGGCATGCCCCGTATGGAAATGTCTTGGTCACTGGACGACCACCCCACCACTGATACACCTTCTATTGAGCGCACGACATCTGCCACAGATGTGTAGGGTTTGGCATCGAGTTCCTGGCGCGTAATGACCGAAATGCTGGCCGGCGCCTCGCGGATGGCCTGCTCTCGCTGGCTGGCAGTAACAACCACAGGGGCCAAGGTGGCGGTCTGTACAAAGGTGGTTGAAGAAGGCTCATTCGAGGCGGGTTGCGCCCATGCGGAGGTTGAGCCCCAGGCGCAGGCCACCGCCAGAATCAACGGTTTAAGTTCAAAACGAGGGCAAGAGTTCATGTGTCAACTTTCAAGTCAAATTCAAAATTGCAAAAGAATGGCGTCAGCGGCACATGCGTAAGGCGGACCGAGGTTCATGCGGCGAGCGCAGTGGTGGCAGGCTTGATCGCCGCAGAGGCGCAACTAGCCCCACGCACCGCCGCCGTGATGACTTCGCCATCGGTGCCCACGGCACTGGCGAAGCGCACGCCGTAGAGCGCTTCCAGTTTCGGCAGGCTGGCGATGTCGCTTGCCATGTCACCCACCAGCGCGCCATCTTCAATGAGCAGTAGCCGCTCAAAATCGCGCAGTGCCTGATTCACATCGTGCAAGATGGCAATCACGGCATGGCCGCGTTCGGCTGCGAAGTGCAGCATGGCGTCCATCAACTGAAACTGCAGGCCAGGATCGAGC belongs to Ottowia testudinis and includes:
- a CDS encoding energy transducer TonB gives rise to the protein MYSMRDIQLSFFAANLRRASVASVALHATMLLGAWQFLALYQAFAVSRSMDAVAAAPLELAQISWVPTLETLPAETAPPPEKALAAPLRSQADVRPLRPQVPAPVQSKRAPAAHSEPLPAPRAVPMLSQSEKAPDANHENAVQGEAISEPAPIQASVPTTVDPDPQSVATNALPHPPLRKAQPDYAYNPAPDYPRLLRDQGVGGVVWLRVWVQTDGQPGDITLVKGSGYRLLDESALRAVRHWRFLPARQGEQSLASWVEFPIRFAISG
- a CDS encoding PepSY-associated TM helix domain-containing protein, whose product is MRAETIRIYKSVHTWTGILTGLALFIAFYAGALTVFKDALSQWSSPPSAEEAVPLDRWQPLVVRALQTQPEAAKELRLHLSAAAHLPAGPTWSVREAGADDHDTLSQRHYVARQDDAGGLRADVAAHSSLGEFIDTLHRVVGLPGDTDPNRWFMGMVAALYTLALVSGLIVLLPSLVKDLFALRVGKNLKRMWLDAHNVVGLFSLPFHLVMALTATVFAFHDGIYYVQDRLLHEGRLNRAFAAGQPPATGARDPSTLLPPTELVARVRVLSQGFEPTMLQYLRITGPRPLVRIWGNDAAHLSPRFMGGFAALDPYTGKVLSTDFMPGRQDGPNTVVASFFALHFGTYGGTPVRWMYFFLGLAGAWLFYSGNLLWMETRRRKAQRDSAESPPQRSDVRVMAALTVGVALGCMAGISLTIAASKWLHAAVERPLDWYFGVYYSVFLGSIAWALWRGAARAAPQLLWLTTACTLAIPATSLAACVLPALGLWAHLDLASLGVDATALVGGLGVAWMARASAQRARSTPSDSVWHQKQKISFQGNSG
- a CDS encoding TonB-dependent receptor domain-containing protein — its product is MNSCPRFELKPLILAVACAWGSTSAWAQPASNEPSSTTFVQTATLAPVVVTASQREQAIREAPASISVITRQELDAKPYTSVADVVRSIEGVSVVGWSSSDQDISIRGMPGEYTLILVDGKRQNTRETMNRGTGGVQSNLLPPMSAIERIEVVRGPMSSLYGADAMGGVVNVITRKVPRQWHGALSLGTVLQQEKNQGNTQSADFWLGAPIKDDVLGLQVSGRALRRGEDNIYFPANATSGANGQRIGSLDVKLTAKPSANQDITLNVGREQLSYLLTPGQTAAPLTVATAKTQIVKNEHDRDYWGLTHEGRWGFGNTTLALYGERGTQKQWTSVSQTPVEPQISNTTLEGKAVLPWSSGRSMLTIGGQYIWSGLTGAGQQDGVPKGYATNSDDIRRNSWALFAENDYFVTDKFTLTTGARFDHDDVYGNHVSPRLYGVYQMTPQWTLRGGVSSGFKAPKLRQSTAGYCMTTGGVAGAVPGTLCGNPSLKPETSVTQELGVRWDHGGDYASATLFNNLFKNQVTSYDTGRPDSKSPGRNVYTYDNISRVKLYGLELAAGKQVTREVRLSGNYTYTQSRREGGGESAFNGSSLDGYPLDKTPKHKLTAQVDWTPLPQLNLYAAANYSSPQYWAAFRNGAVGVRERPSSATFDIGGKWSIHKHMDVSFAVLNVTNKMVPVDERGRFGGLSGNWLVDEGRRLSVKLSAQF